The Pochonia chlamydosporia 170 chromosome 1, whole genome shotgun sequence genome window below encodes:
- a CDS encoding bZIP transcription factor (LziP) (similar to Cordyceps militaris CM01 XP_006674123.1): protein MSASSQNNIDVDALLDFSACDGSYNSPSLSPSTSSKPTFASPVTAAVSTPSLPTSSQTLSGPSHNYDMYRQQTGFVPGALTNTMAVNQTNNTGYQDFGSLDYLSSFSPENDVFDFNASPSQATMDMEFESTTDSQFFSTVNPSSIEQDASPLSQTSSVGRLWPGAHSQAALAKAQAQQRQQQLIQHQAQRQSPQKPRGKAPQPTDPIVEQKITQLLNSMRAKAASDEPESQSVLNNLPKAKKDEEEMDEDERLLASEEGKKLSSKERRQLRNKVSARAFRSRRKEYISQLEAEIANKVNENGDLRSQNRALMDENKRLSDLTRMLLSSPSFSTFLDHLSTSPTALPQGSPVKVEQTQQQEQNQVPKDVNAYNGQFSSQQQIGMAMIPEQTMDFSLLSLGNTYNFQPQVFVVDTPEMPNAIDASVLSGKTSNFVEESFSSEDEKVEVPVIERPVETKAVEAPETSVDEEFESDPEFALFHSQPATTAEATKDIDTDSLTDVDLFGGIESEKVFDRYELVDATEEEATAVFAMARVQRISATIDSVVSRLELLTMDL, encoded by the exons ATGTCTGCCTCCAGCCAAAACAACATCGATGTCGATGCGTTGCTCGACTTTTCTGCCTGTGATGGCAGCTACAACTCGCCTTCGCTGTCGCCATCGACGAGCTCAAAGCCTACCTTTGCCAGTCCAGTTACCGCTGCTGTCAGCACTCCCAGTCTCCCAACCTCATCTCAGACCCTGAGCGGTCCTAGTCACAACTATGATATGTACCGCCAGCAGACCGGATTTGTGCCTGGTGCCTTGACAAACACCATGGCcgtcaaccagaccaacaacaccggTTATCAGGACTTCGGCAGCCTCGACTACCTCTCCAGCTTCAGCCCCGAGAACGACGTCTTTGATTTCAACGCTTCTCCGTCGCAGGCCACTATGGATATGGAGTTCGAATCTACCACTGATTCTCAGTTCTTCTCTACCGTCAACCCCAGCAGCATTGAACAGGATGCTTCACCTCTTTCACAGACTAGCAGCGTCGGCCGTCTCTGGCCTGGCGCCCACTCCCAAGCCGCTCTCGCCAaagcacaagcacagcaGCGACAGCAGCAGCTCATTCAGCATCAGGCTCAGCGTCAGAGCCCCCAGAAGCCTCGTGGCAAGGCTCCCCAACCCACAGATCCCATTGTTGAGCAGAAGATCACTCAACTTCTGAACTCGATGCGGGCCAAGGCTGCTTCCGACGAACCCGAGTCTCAGTCTGTTCTCAACAACCTGCCCAAGGCTAAgaaggacgaggaagagatggatgaggatgaacGTCTCCTTGCCAGtgaggagggcaagaagcTCAGCAGCAAAGAGCGAAGACAGCTCCGAAATAAGGTGTCAGCCCGCGCTTTCCGTTCCCGAAGAAAGG AATACATCTCCCAACTTGAAGCTGAGattgccaacaaggtcaacgAGAATGGTGACCTTAGATCGCAGAATCGTGCTCTCATGGATGAGAACAAGCGTCTGTCTGACCTGACACGCATGCTActctcatcgccatctttcTCGACATTTCTCGACCACCTCAGCACAAGCCCTACCGCGCTCCCCCAAGGCTCTCCTGTCAAAGTTGAGCAGACCCAGCAACAGGAGCAGAACCAGGTCCCCAAGGACGTCAACGCCTACAACGGCCAGTTCTCCTCCCAGCAGCAAATCGGAATGGCCATGATCCCTGAACAGACCATGGACTTCTCTCTCCTCAGCCTGGGCAACACCTACAACTTCCAGCCTCAGGTCTTCGTTGTCGACACCCCTGAGATGCCCAATGCTATTGATGCCTCTGTCCTATCTGGCAAGACATCTAACTTTGTCGAGGAGTCTTTCAGCTCTGAAGATGAGAAGGTCGAGGTTCCTGTCATTGAACGTCCAGTGGAGACCAAGGCTGTGGAGGCTCCCGAGACTTCGGTTGACGAGGAGTTTGAGTCTGACCCCGAATTTGCTCTGTTCCATTCTCAACCCGCCACTACCGCTGAAGCTACCAAGGATATCGACACTGACAGTCTGACTGATGTCGACCTCTTCGGTGGCATCGAATCTGAGAAGGTGTTTGACCGCTACGAACTTGTTGATGCcacggaagaagaagccacTGCTGTATTTGCCATGGCCCGCGTCCAAAGAATAAGTGCCACTATCGACTCTGTTGTGTCAAGGTTAGAACTCTTGACGATGGATTTGTAA